TATGACTGAATGAATTCATTGAATAGATCTGGTTTTTTATGCAACGCCCTCATAATTCTCACCAAAATTGAATGATATTTTTCTCCTAATCCGATGTCCCGATCAACGGGTGAGTATTTAATCAGTCGCCTAATTTTATCTCCCTGGCCGGTGTCCCCGCCGCCCGGATCGGAATTTTCATCAATGACCAACTTTTGTTTATAATGGGTATTGCTTCATACCAGGGACGGCGCAATTCATACACGGAATTAAACGAGGTTTATTTCTGGACGCTCACCATTAACCAATGGATCCATCTGCTGGGTACGGATGAGTACAAAATGCTGATCATGGAAAGCCTTAAGTGGTTGCACGCGAAAGAACTGGTCCGGATCTATGGATATGTAATAATGCCTAATCATATTCATTTGCTTTGGGAGCAATTAAAAATGAACGGGAAAGAGTTTCCGAAGAACAGTTTTGAAAAGTTTACTGCACACCGGTTTGCTAAAAAACTGGCGGATGAAGATATTTTCTTACTGCAACGGTTTT
This sequence is a window from Chitinophagaceae bacterium. Protein-coding genes within it:
- a CDS encoding transposase, coding for MGIASYQGRRNSYTELNEVYFWTLTINQWIHLLGTDEYKMLIMESLKWLHAKELVRIYGYVIMPNHIHLLWEQLKMNGKEFPKNSFEKFTAHRFAKKLADEDIFLLQRFYVKASDRAFNFWQRDPLAIRVFSREMAVQKLNYMHYNPLQEQWRFCISPDEYRFSSAGFYENKEDEFEILTHYMEVF